The following are encoded in a window of Stigmatopora nigra isolate UIUO_SnigA chromosome 23, RoL_Snig_1.1, whole genome shotgun sequence genomic DNA:
- the btg1 gene encoding protein BTG1, producing MHTLCARGTMKPEINAAVGFLSRFLRVKGHVNDRQVQTFNQSLQDILSEQYKHHWFPDKPCKGSGYRCIRINHKMDPLVGQAGQRIGLSIQQLYLLLPSELTLWVDPFEVSYRIGEDGSICVLYESQPGPVAAAVVPGMAMTGSPSGNPISGSPMVDSHISCKEELMVLGRVSPSKAYNMMTVSS from the exons ATGCATACCCTTTGTGCCCGGGGAACCATGAAACCAGAAATCAACGCCGCCGTGGGATTTTTGTCGAGATTTCTACGAGTGAAAGGACATGTAAACGATCGACAAGTCCAAACGTTCAACCAGAGTCTGCAGGATATTTTGTCAG AACAATACAAGCACCACTGGTTCCCGGACAAGCCCTGCAAAGGTTCGGGATACCGCTGCATCCGCATCAACCACAAAATGGACCCGCTGGTGGGTCAGGCGGGCCAACGCATCGGCCTGAGCATTCAGCAACTCTACCTGCTTCTACCCAGCGAGCTCACCCTCTGGGTTGACCCCTTCGAGGTATCTTACCGCATCGGCGAGGACGGCTCTATCTGCGTCCTGTACGAGTCGCAGCCCGGgccagtggcggcggcggtagTGCCCGGAATGGCCATGACCGGCTCGCCTTCGGGGAACCCCATCTCGGGTAGCCCCATGGTGGATAGTCACATCAGCTGCAAGGAGGAATTGATGGTGCTGGGCAGAGTCAGTCCCTCCAAAGCCTACAACATGATGACTGTATCCAGTTAA
- the mcat gene encoding malonyl-CoA-acyl carrier protein transacylase, mitochondrial, producing MAASLAVASIYKRTLSRCFSRAPGENVSAASPEPRPRKDPGDRSVLLFPGQGSQFVGMGRGLLRYPNVAEMFEAARKVLGYDLLSLCLNGPEEELTKTVHCQPAVFVTSLAAVERLNHQNPKAIEMCVAAAGFSVGEFAALVFSGAMNFAEALYAVKVRAEAMQAASELAPGGMLSVVGKPQARYKQACLEAQEHCRSFGMEDPVCSVATYLFPDGRVIAGHRQALDFLQQNARHFHLIRTKMLPVGGAFHTKLMSAATEPLADVLRQVEVRRPEINVYSNIDGKRYMSDAHVRSRLTSQLTAPVKWEQTLHEMFERARGERFPRVYEVGPGRHLGATLQRCNRKAFDGYLHVDAAQDDEG from the exons ATGGCAGCATCTCTGGCTGTAGCCTCAATTTATAAGAGAACACTTTCTCGGTGTTTTTCCAGGGCGCCGGGAGAGAATGTCTCGGCTGCCTCTCCGGAACCGAGACCACGGAAGGACCCCGGCGACCGCTCCGTGCTTCTCTTCCCCGGCCAAGGTAGCCAGTTCGTGGGCATGGGTCGCGGTCTCTTGCGGTACCCCAACGTGGCGGAGATGTTCGAGGCAGCCCGGAAAGTCCTCGGTTACGACCTGCTGTCATTGTGCCTGAACGGACCCGAAGAAGAGCTCACGAAGACGGTTCACTGCCAGCCGGCGGTCTTCGTCACCTCGCTGGCGGCCGTCGAGAGGCTCAATCACCAAAACCCCAAA GCGATCGAGATGTgcgtcgccgccgccggcttCAGCGTGGGCGAGTTCGCCGCTCTGGTCTTTTCCGGCGCCATGAACTTCGCCGAAG CTTTGTACGCGGTAAAGGTGCGTGCGGAAGCCATGCAAGCGGCGTCGGAGCTAGCGCCCGGCGGGATGCTATCGGTGGTGGGCAAACCTCAGGCGCGCTATAAACAAGCCTGCCTGGAAGCTCAGGAGCACTGTCGCTCTTTCGGCATGGAGGACCCCGTGTGCTCTGTGGCCACGTACCTCTTCCCCGATGGGAGAGTGATTGCGGGACACCGCCAGGCTTTGGACTTCCTGCAGCAAAACGCCCGCCACTTCCACCTCATCCGGACCAAAATGCTTCCAGTTGGTGGCGCCTTCCACACCAAACTCATGAGCGCCGCCACAGAGCCCCTGGCGGACGTTCTGCGTCAGGTAGAAGTGCGTCGCCCCGAGATCAACGTCTACTCCAACATCGACGGTAAGCGCTACATGAGCGACGCTCACGTGCGGAGCCGGCTGACGTCCCAGCTGACGGCGCCGGTCAAGTGGGAGCAGACGCTGCACGAGATGTTTGAGCGGGCCCGTGGCGAGCGCTTCCCCCGCGTGTATGAGGTTGGGCCTGGGCGCCACCTGGGGGCCACGCTGCAGCGGTGCAACCGCAAAGCCTTCGACGGCTACTTGCATGTGGACGCCGCCCAAGACGATGAAGGGTGA
- the LOC144181533 gene encoding uncharacterized protein LOC144181533, producing the protein MVEQTRQPRRTVVISLTPQAGPGDNMAGHMLDTALRSSSQRARVVGRQLASIGDELDRIRTKNRQMWDWRQWRPMWIERGAFWASALRARSCGDLTGGAFLMVAFFILGWSYKPLAGLLA; encoded by the exons ATGGTGGAGCAAACAAGACAGCCCAGACGCACCGTCGTCATCTCGTTGACCCCCCAGGCGGGACCTGGTGATAACATGGCGGGACACATGTTAGACACCGCCCTCAG gaGCTCGAGCCAGAGAGCACGGGTGGTAGGTCGCCAACTGGCCTCCATCGGCGACGAGCTGGACCGGATTCGAACCAAGAACCGGCAGATGTG GGACTGGCGACAGTGGCGTCCTATGTGGATAGAGAGGGGTGCATTCTGG GCGTCTGCTTTAAGAGCAAGAAGTTGTGGCGACCTCACTGGCGGAGCCTTTCTGATGgtggctttttttattcttggttGGAGTTACAAGCCATTAGCAGGTCTTTTGGcttaa
- the ttll1 gene encoding polyglutamylase complex subunit TTLL1 produces MTGSLVLAYLFTAGGNMAGKVKWVTDIEKSVLINNFEKRDWIQVTENDDWNFYWMSIQTIRNVFSVDTGYRLTDEQMVNHFPNHYELTRKDLMIKNIKRYRKELEKESNLLAEKDDNGKYTHLDFVPVTFMLPADYNLFVEEFRKNPSSTWIMKPCGKAQGKGIFLINKLCQIKKWSRDSRTSTFMAASSGKEAYVISLYIDNPLLIGGKKFDLRLYVLVTTYRPLKCYMYKLGFCRFCTVKYTPSTSELDNMFVHLTNVAIQKHGDDYNHVHGGKWTVSNLRLYLESTRGDEVTSRLFDQIHWIVVQSLKAVAPVMNNDKHCFECYGYDIIIDDKLKPWLIEVNASPSLTSSTSNDRILKYNLINDTLNIVMPNGEMPDSRWNRSPPRDALGNYELLYDEEQAQSDTAEMRSRAGQSLGSKGTKGGISVRPAAATWK; encoded by the exons ATGACCGGCTCTTTAGTTCTCGCTTATTTATTCACtg CGGGTGGCAACATGGCCGGTAAAGTAAAGTGGGTGACAGATATTGAGAAGTCAGTGCTCATCAACAACTTTGAGAAGAGGGATTGGATTCAAGTGACTGAAAATGACGACTGGAATTTTTACTG GATGAGCATCCAGACCATTCGCAACGTGTTCAGCGTGGACACGGGCTACCGCTTAACCGATGAGCAGATGGTGAACCATTTTCCCAACCATTACGAGCTGACAAGAAAAGACCTGATGATCAAGAACATCAAGCGCTACCGCAAAGAACTGGAGAAGGAAAGTAACCTGTTAGCTGAGAAGGACGACAACGGCAAGTACACCCACCTTG attttgtgcCAGTGACATTCATGCTCCCGGCAGATTACAATTTGTTTGTGGAGGAATTCCGCAAGAACCCGTCCAGCACGTGGATCATGAAGCCTTGTGGAAAAGCGCAAGGCAAAGGCATCTTCCTTATCAACAAACTGTGTCAGATCAAAAAGTGGTCGCGGGACAGCCGCACATCAAC GTTCATGGCAGCCTCTAGTGGCAAGGAGGCTTATGTAATCTCCCTGTACATCGACAATCCCCTTCTGATTGGTGGGAAAAAATTCGACCTGCGCCTCTATGTACTGGTCACCACTTATCGACCACTCAAATGCTACAT GTACAAGCTGGGCTTCTGTCGGTTCTGCACAGTCAAGTACACCCCAAGCACAAGCGAACTGGACAACATGTTTGTGCACCTCACCAACGTAGCCATCCAGAAACATGGG GATGACTACAACCATGTCCATGGCGGCAAGTGGACGGTCAGTAATCTGCGGCTTTACCTGGAAAGCACAAGAGGTGACGAGGTGACCAGTCGCTTGTTTGATCAGATCCACTGGATTGTTGTTCAGTCTTTGAAGGCTGTGGCT CCCGTCATGAACAATGACAAACATTGTTTTGAGTGTTATGGttatgacatcatcattgaTGACAAACTCAAGCCATGGCTCATTGAG GTGAACGCGTCACCATCGTTGACGTCCAGCACGTCCAACGACCGCATCCTCAAGTACAACCTCATCAACGACACCCTCAACATTGTCATGCCCAATGGCGAGATGCCCGATAGCCGCTGGAACCGAAGCCCCCCGCGAGATGCCTTGGGCAACTATGAACTTCT GTACGACGAAGAACAGGCGCAGAGTGACACCGCAGAGATGCGGAGTCGCGCGGGTCAGTCACTGGGGTCAAAGGGCACCAAAGGTGGTATTTCTGTCCGCCCCGCAGCAGCCACCTGGAAGTGa
- the pacsin2 gene encoding protein kinase C and casein kinase substrate in neurons protein 2 isoform X4: MSGSYDDSMIDVSSDSFWEVGNYKRTVKRVDDGNRLCNDLMSCIHERARIEKMYAQQLSEWGKRWRQLIEKGPQYGMLERAWSALCTEAEKVSELHLEVKTALMSEDFEKLKNWQRDAFHKQMIGGFKETKEADDGFRKAQKPWAKKLKEMETMKKAYHSACKEEKLAASRETNSKLESNNNPEAQKKLQEKVEKCQQEGQKTKERYEKSLEELNKLTPQYMENMEQVFEQWQQFEDKRIHFFKELLLEVKQHLDLSANHRFQNIYHTLEDTISATDVEEDLKWFRSNHGPGMPMNWPQFEDWSVDLNRTLSRRGTKKSSEGVMLTGISQTGSDQPVQPPKTNSISVSSNERTPDWSDEESGANPFSANGDGNPFEDEPASPMLSVAVRALYDYEGQEQDELTFKAGDELTKVGEEDDQGWCKGRLKDGQVGLYPANYAEDIV, translated from the exons ATGTCTGGCTCCTATGACGACTCCATGATTGATGTCTCCAGCGACAGCTTCTGGGAG GTGGGCAACTACAAGCGGACGGTGAAGCGCGTGGATGATGGCAACCGCCTATGCAATGACTTGATGAGTTGCATCCACGAAAGAGCGCGCATCGAGAAGATGTACGCGCAGCAACTTAGCGAGTGGGGTAAACGCTGGAGGCAGCTTATAGAAAAAG GCCCCCAGTACGGCATGCTGGAGCGAGCCTGGTCAGCGTTATGCACGGAGGCGGAAAAGGTGAGCGAGCTCCACCTGGAGGTCAAAACGGCATTGATGAGCGAAGACTTCGAAAAGCTGAAGAACTGGCAGCGCGACGCCTTCCACAAGCAGATGATTGGCGGCTTCAAGGAGACTAAAGAGGCCGACGACGGATTCCGCAAGGCGCAGAAGCCCTGGGCCAAGAAGCTCAAGGAG ATGGAGACCATGAAGAAAGCATACCACTCTGCCTGCAAAGAGGAGAAGCTAGCAGCTAGCCGGGAGACCAACAGCAAGCTAGAGAGCAACAACAATCCCGAAGCCCAGAAGAAGCTCCAGGAGAAGGTTGAGAAATGTCAACAGGAGGGGCAAAAG ACCAAGGAACGCTACGAGAAATCCTTGGAAGAGCTGAACAAGCTAACCCCTCAGTACATGGAGAACATGGAGCAGGTGTTTGAGCAATGGCAGCAGTTTGAAGACAAGCGCATACACTTTTTTAAAGAGCTCCTGCTGGAAGTTAAGCAGCACTTGGACCTCTCCGCCAATCACAG GTTCCAGAACATCTACCACACACTGGAAGATACCATCTCCGCCACGGACGTGGAGGAGGACCTGAAATGGTTCCGGTCCAACCACGGCCCGGGAATGCCCATGAACTGGCCGCAGTTTGAG GACTGGTCTGTAGACCTGAACCGGACCCTCAGCAGACGGGGGACGAAGAAAAGCTCCGAGGGTGTGATGCTCACGGGTATCAGTCAGACCGGATCTGACCAACCGGTCCAGCCTCCCAAGACAAACAGCATAAG CGTCAGCAGCAATGAACGGACGCCGGACTGGTCGGATGAGGAAAGCGGCGCCAACCCATTCTCCGCCAACGGCGACGGCAACCCGTTCGAAGACGAGCCGGCCTCTCCAATGCTGTCGGTGGCGGTCCGGGCGCTCTACGACTACGAGGGTCAGGAACAGGACGAGCTCACCTTCAAAGCCG GCGACGAGTTGACCAAAGTAGGCGAAGAAGATGACCAGGGCTGGTGCAAAGGACGACTCAAAGATGGCCAAGTTGGTCTCTACCCTGCCAATTATGCAGAGGATATCGTATAA
- the pacsin2 gene encoding protein kinase C and casein kinase substrate in neurons protein 2 isoform X1: MSGSYDDSMIDVSSDSFWEVGNYKRTVKRVDDGNRLCNDLMSCIHERARIEKMYAQQLSEWGKRWRQLIEKGPQYGMLERAWSALCTEAEKVSELHLEVKTALMSEDFEKLKNWQRDAFHKQMIGGFKETKEADDGFRKAQKPWAKKLKEMETMKKAYHSACKEEKLAASRETNSKLESNNNPEAQKKLQEKVEKCQQEGQKTKERYEKSLEELNKLTPQYMENMEQVFEQWQQFEDKRIHFFKELLLEVKQHLDLSANHRFQNIYHTLEDTISATDVEEDLKWFRSNHGPGMPMNWPQFENMNWSRVRSFKRRSIVDWSVDLNRTLSRRGTKKSSEGVMLTGISQTGSDQPVQPPKTNSISLSMPNKAPPTGFNPFDEDDDDQDDEEQEVQMEAVEETPPARNHNSGKKPEVKTVSSNERTPDWSDEESGANPFSANGDGNPFEDEPASPMLSVAVRALYDYEGQEQDELTFKAGDELTKVGEEDDQGWCKGRLKDGQVGLYPANYAEDIV, translated from the exons ATGTCTGGCTCCTATGACGACTCCATGATTGATGTCTCCAGCGACAGCTTCTGGGAG GTGGGCAACTACAAGCGGACGGTGAAGCGCGTGGATGATGGCAACCGCCTATGCAATGACTTGATGAGTTGCATCCACGAAAGAGCGCGCATCGAGAAGATGTACGCGCAGCAACTTAGCGAGTGGGGTAAACGCTGGAGGCAGCTTATAGAAAAAG GCCCCCAGTACGGCATGCTGGAGCGAGCCTGGTCAGCGTTATGCACGGAGGCGGAAAAGGTGAGCGAGCTCCACCTGGAGGTCAAAACGGCATTGATGAGCGAAGACTTCGAAAAGCTGAAGAACTGGCAGCGCGACGCCTTCCACAAGCAGATGATTGGCGGCTTCAAGGAGACTAAAGAGGCCGACGACGGATTCCGCAAGGCGCAGAAGCCCTGGGCCAAGAAGCTCAAGGAG ATGGAGACCATGAAGAAAGCATACCACTCTGCCTGCAAAGAGGAGAAGCTAGCAGCTAGCCGGGAGACCAACAGCAAGCTAGAGAGCAACAACAATCCCGAAGCCCAGAAGAAGCTCCAGGAGAAGGTTGAGAAATGTCAACAGGAGGGGCAAAAG ACCAAGGAACGCTACGAGAAATCCTTGGAAGAGCTGAACAAGCTAACCCCTCAGTACATGGAGAACATGGAGCAGGTGTTTGAGCAATGGCAGCAGTTTGAAGACAAGCGCATACACTTTTTTAAAGAGCTCCTGCTGGAAGTTAAGCAGCACTTGGACCTCTCCGCCAATCACAG GTTCCAGAACATCTACCACACACTGGAAGATACCATCTCCGCCACGGACGTGGAGGAGGACCTGAAATGGTTCCGGTCCAACCACGGCCCGGGAATGCCCATGAACTGGCCGCAGTTTGAG AACATGAACTGGTCCCGCGTTCGCTCCTTTAAACGAAGGTCCATTGTA GACTGGTCTGTAGACCTGAACCGGACCCTCAGCAGACGGGGGACGAAGAAAAGCTCCGAGGGTGTGATGCTCACGGGTATCAGTCAGACCGGATCTGACCAACCGGTCCAGCCTCCCAAGACAAACAGCATAAG CCTAAGCATGCCTAATAAAGCGCCGCCAACGGGCTTCAACCCGTTTGACGAGGATGACGATGACCAAGATGATGAGGAGCAGGAAGTGCAGATGGAGGCGGTGGAGGAGACGCCGCCGGCGCGCAACCACAACAGTGGGAAAAAGCCCGAAGTGAAAAC CGTCAGCAGCAATGAACGGACGCCGGACTGGTCGGATGAGGAAAGCGGCGCCAACCCATTCTCCGCCAACGGCGACGGCAACCCGTTCGAAGACGAGCCGGCCTCTCCAATGCTGTCGGTGGCGGTCCGGGCGCTCTACGACTACGAGGGTCAGGAACAGGACGAGCTCACCTTCAAAGCCG GCGACGAGTTGACCAAAGTAGGCGAAGAAGATGACCAGGGCTGGTGCAAAGGACGACTCAAAGATGGCCAAGTTGGTCTCTACCCTGCCAATTATGCAGAGGATATCGTATAA
- the pacsin2 gene encoding protein kinase C and casein kinase substrate in neurons protein 2 isoform X2: protein MSGSYDDSMIDVSSDSFWEVGNYKRTVKRVDDGNRLCNDLMSCIHERARIEKMYAQQLSEWGKRWRQLIEKGPQYGMLERAWSALCTEAEKVSELHLEVKTALMSEDFEKLKNWQRDAFHKQMIGGFKETKEADDGFRKAQKPWAKKLKEMETMKKAYHSACKEEKLAASRETNSKLESNNNPEAQKKLQEKVEKCQQEGQKTKERYEKSLEELNKLTPQYMENMEQVFEQWQQFEDKRIHFFKELLLEVKQHLDLSANHRFQNIYHTLEDTISATDVEEDLKWFRSNHGPGMPMNWPQFEDWSVDLNRTLSRRGTKKSSEGVMLTGISQTGSDQPVQPPKTNSISLSMPNKAPPTGFNPFDEDDDDQDDEEQEVQMEAVEETPPARNHNSGKKPEVKTVSSNERTPDWSDEESGANPFSANGDGNPFEDEPASPMLSVAVRALYDYEGQEQDELTFKAGDELTKVGEEDDQGWCKGRLKDGQVGLYPANYAEDIV from the exons ATGTCTGGCTCCTATGACGACTCCATGATTGATGTCTCCAGCGACAGCTTCTGGGAG GTGGGCAACTACAAGCGGACGGTGAAGCGCGTGGATGATGGCAACCGCCTATGCAATGACTTGATGAGTTGCATCCACGAAAGAGCGCGCATCGAGAAGATGTACGCGCAGCAACTTAGCGAGTGGGGTAAACGCTGGAGGCAGCTTATAGAAAAAG GCCCCCAGTACGGCATGCTGGAGCGAGCCTGGTCAGCGTTATGCACGGAGGCGGAAAAGGTGAGCGAGCTCCACCTGGAGGTCAAAACGGCATTGATGAGCGAAGACTTCGAAAAGCTGAAGAACTGGCAGCGCGACGCCTTCCACAAGCAGATGATTGGCGGCTTCAAGGAGACTAAAGAGGCCGACGACGGATTCCGCAAGGCGCAGAAGCCCTGGGCCAAGAAGCTCAAGGAG ATGGAGACCATGAAGAAAGCATACCACTCTGCCTGCAAAGAGGAGAAGCTAGCAGCTAGCCGGGAGACCAACAGCAAGCTAGAGAGCAACAACAATCCCGAAGCCCAGAAGAAGCTCCAGGAGAAGGTTGAGAAATGTCAACAGGAGGGGCAAAAG ACCAAGGAACGCTACGAGAAATCCTTGGAAGAGCTGAACAAGCTAACCCCTCAGTACATGGAGAACATGGAGCAGGTGTTTGAGCAATGGCAGCAGTTTGAAGACAAGCGCATACACTTTTTTAAAGAGCTCCTGCTGGAAGTTAAGCAGCACTTGGACCTCTCCGCCAATCACAG GTTCCAGAACATCTACCACACACTGGAAGATACCATCTCCGCCACGGACGTGGAGGAGGACCTGAAATGGTTCCGGTCCAACCACGGCCCGGGAATGCCCATGAACTGGCCGCAGTTTGAG GACTGGTCTGTAGACCTGAACCGGACCCTCAGCAGACGGGGGACGAAGAAAAGCTCCGAGGGTGTGATGCTCACGGGTATCAGTCAGACCGGATCTGACCAACCGGTCCAGCCTCCCAAGACAAACAGCATAAG CCTAAGCATGCCTAATAAAGCGCCGCCAACGGGCTTCAACCCGTTTGACGAGGATGACGATGACCAAGATGATGAGGAGCAGGAAGTGCAGATGGAGGCGGTGGAGGAGACGCCGCCGGCGCGCAACCACAACAGTGGGAAAAAGCCCGAAGTGAAAAC CGTCAGCAGCAATGAACGGACGCCGGACTGGTCGGATGAGGAAAGCGGCGCCAACCCATTCTCCGCCAACGGCGACGGCAACCCGTTCGAAGACGAGCCGGCCTCTCCAATGCTGTCGGTGGCGGTCCGGGCGCTCTACGACTACGAGGGTCAGGAACAGGACGAGCTCACCTTCAAAGCCG GCGACGAGTTGACCAAAGTAGGCGAAGAAGATGACCAGGGCTGGTGCAAAGGACGACTCAAAGATGGCCAAGTTGGTCTCTACCCTGCCAATTATGCAGAGGATATCGTATAA
- the pacsin2 gene encoding protein kinase C and casein kinase substrate in neurons protein 2 isoform X3, producing MSGSYDDSMIDVSSDSFWEVGNYKRTVKRVDDGNRLCNDLMSCIHERARIEKMYAQQLSEWGKRWRQLIEKGPQYGMLERAWSALCTEAEKVSELHLEVKTALMSEDFEKLKNWQRDAFHKQMIGGFKETKEADDGFRKAQKPWAKKLKEMETMKKAYHSACKEEKLAASRETNSKLESNNNPEAQKKLQEKVEKCQQEGQKTKERYEKSLEELNKLTPQYMENMEQVFEQWQQFEDKRIHFFKELLLEVKQHLDLSANHRFQNIYHTLEDTISATDVEEDLKWFRSNHGPGMPMNWPQFENMNWSRVRSFKRRSIVDWSVDLNRTLSRRGTKKSSEGVMLTGISQTGSDQPVQPPKTNSISVSSNERTPDWSDEESGANPFSANGDGNPFEDEPASPMLSVAVRALYDYEGQEQDELTFKAGDELTKVGEEDDQGWCKGRLKDGQVGLYPANYAEDIV from the exons ATGTCTGGCTCCTATGACGACTCCATGATTGATGTCTCCAGCGACAGCTTCTGGGAG GTGGGCAACTACAAGCGGACGGTGAAGCGCGTGGATGATGGCAACCGCCTATGCAATGACTTGATGAGTTGCATCCACGAAAGAGCGCGCATCGAGAAGATGTACGCGCAGCAACTTAGCGAGTGGGGTAAACGCTGGAGGCAGCTTATAGAAAAAG GCCCCCAGTACGGCATGCTGGAGCGAGCCTGGTCAGCGTTATGCACGGAGGCGGAAAAGGTGAGCGAGCTCCACCTGGAGGTCAAAACGGCATTGATGAGCGAAGACTTCGAAAAGCTGAAGAACTGGCAGCGCGACGCCTTCCACAAGCAGATGATTGGCGGCTTCAAGGAGACTAAAGAGGCCGACGACGGATTCCGCAAGGCGCAGAAGCCCTGGGCCAAGAAGCTCAAGGAG ATGGAGACCATGAAGAAAGCATACCACTCTGCCTGCAAAGAGGAGAAGCTAGCAGCTAGCCGGGAGACCAACAGCAAGCTAGAGAGCAACAACAATCCCGAAGCCCAGAAGAAGCTCCAGGAGAAGGTTGAGAAATGTCAACAGGAGGGGCAAAAG ACCAAGGAACGCTACGAGAAATCCTTGGAAGAGCTGAACAAGCTAACCCCTCAGTACATGGAGAACATGGAGCAGGTGTTTGAGCAATGGCAGCAGTTTGAAGACAAGCGCATACACTTTTTTAAAGAGCTCCTGCTGGAAGTTAAGCAGCACTTGGACCTCTCCGCCAATCACAG GTTCCAGAACATCTACCACACACTGGAAGATACCATCTCCGCCACGGACGTGGAGGAGGACCTGAAATGGTTCCGGTCCAACCACGGCCCGGGAATGCCCATGAACTGGCCGCAGTTTGAG AACATGAACTGGTCCCGCGTTCGCTCCTTTAAACGAAGGTCCATTGTA GACTGGTCTGTAGACCTGAACCGGACCCTCAGCAGACGGGGGACGAAGAAAAGCTCCGAGGGTGTGATGCTCACGGGTATCAGTCAGACCGGATCTGACCAACCGGTCCAGCCTCCCAAGACAAACAGCATAAG CGTCAGCAGCAATGAACGGACGCCGGACTGGTCGGATGAGGAAAGCGGCGCCAACCCATTCTCCGCCAACGGCGACGGCAACCCGTTCGAAGACGAGCCGGCCTCTCCAATGCTGTCGGTGGCGGTCCGGGCGCTCTACGACTACGAGGGTCAGGAACAGGACGAGCTCACCTTCAAAGCCG GCGACGAGTTGACCAAAGTAGGCGAAGAAGATGACCAGGGCTGGTGCAAAGGACGACTCAAAGATGGCCAAGTTGGTCTCTACCCTGCCAATTATGCAGAGGATATCGTATAA